A window of the Chrysiogenia bacterium genome harbors these coding sequences:
- a CDS encoding NAD(P)H-dependent oxidoreductase, with product MDLMNALEWRYAVRKFSDEVLSEMEVAALLDVTRLSASSYGLQPYRLLVVESPDIRRELVAHSYGQEKVAACSHLIVFAVQTNIGDALVDEYVRMLAKARGVSSESLQAMAGHIKEALAAKSPEENLQWAHQQAHIALGNLLTSAAMMGIDTCPMGGFDAAGYDRVLGLAKENLTASVICPIGRRDAGDEAAAAPKVRRDYEEIVMVR from the coding sequence ATGGATTTGATGAACGCTCTGGAATGGCGCTACGCCGTGCGTAAGTTCTCCGATGAAGTGCTCTCCGAGATGGAAGTCGCTGCGCTCCTCGATGTGACGCGGCTGAGTGCTTCGTCCTACGGGCTCCAGCCCTACCGGCTGCTGGTGGTGGAGTCCCCCGACATCCGCCGCGAGCTGGTGGCGCATTCCTACGGCCAGGAAAAGGTGGCCGCGTGCTCGCACCTGATCGTCTTTGCGGTGCAGACGAACATCGGCGACGCGCTTGTCGATGAGTACGTTCGCATGCTGGCAAAGGCGCGCGGCGTCTCAAGCGAGAGCCTGCAGGCCATGGCCGGACACATCAAGGAGGCACTTGCCGCGAAGAGCCCGGAGGAGAACCTTCAGTGGGCGCACCAGCAGGCTCACATCGCCCTGGGGAATCTGCTCACCAGTGCGGCGATGATGGGGATCGACACCTGTCCGATGGGGGGCTTCGATGCGGCCGGCTACGACCGGGTGCTGGGCCTTGCGAAGGAAAACCTCACTGCGTCGGTGATCTGTCCGATCGGGCGGCGCGACGCCGGGGACGAGGCCGC